A window from Photobacterium atrarenae encodes these proteins:
- a CDS encoding ABC transporter permease, giving the protein MQWFDYLSFGQHGWGDELLSGLGITLGLALVTLPIGLVLGFTVAAASVSGKPIARMIATFFTTTIRGIPELLTLFMIYHGAGMLINSALKWLNPEAAFFELSPFVAGTIALSLVFAGYAGEVLRGAWNALDHGQKEAGLAIGLSRNQIFFRIELPQLIRLALPGLGNLWINLVKDTALVSVIALNDLMRMANVAVGATRKPFVFFLAVCLIYWLICLFFEWCLGRIEQRANRGIRAS; this is encoded by the coding sequence ATGCAATGGTTTGATTACCTTAGCTTCGGCCAGCACGGCTGGGGCGATGAACTGCTCAGCGGCCTGGGAATCACCCTGGGCCTGGCCCTGGTGACCCTGCCGATTGGCCTGGTGCTCGGCTTTACCGTCGCTGCGGCATCGGTCTCCGGCAAGCCGATTGCCCGGATGATAGCCACCTTTTTCACCACCACGATCCGCGGGATCCCTGAGCTGCTGACCCTGTTCATGATCTACCACGGCGCCGGAATGCTGATCAACAGCGCCCTGAAATGGCTCAACCCGGAAGCGGCGTTTTTTGAACTCAGCCCGTTTGTCGCCGGCACCATCGCGCTGAGCCTGGTGTTCGCCGGTTATGCCGGTGAGGTGTTGCGCGGCGCCTGGAACGCGCTGGATCATGGTCAGAAAGAGGCCGGTCTGGCGATTGGCCTGAGCCGCAACCAGATCTTCTTTCGCATCGAGCTGCCGCAACTGATCCGCCTGGCCCTGCCGGGACTCGGCAACCTCTGGATCAACCTGGTCAAAGACACCGCCCTGGTTTCCGTCATCGCGCTCAACGATCTGATGCGGATGGCCAATGTCGCCGTCGGCGCAACCCGCAAGCCGTTTGTCTTTTTCCTCGCCGTCTGCCTGATCTACTGGCTCATCTGCCTGTTCTTCGAGTGGTGCCTAGGCCGGATTGAACAACGCGCCAACCGCGGCATTCGCGCCTCATAA
- a CDS encoding DMT family transporter: MAQLQSKQTLAGLVAMLATLLIWSSFFLSLRASGNSMLTVGDMALLRFLPAALFFGAISWPKAKQIAATPKRYLLAIACGAGLPFMLLAASGLRLAPVADGASLIPGILPLFVSSIAVFCYREKISDARKIGIGLIVVGIGLFVANSLLRGQLQIAQGHALLLAASFSWAWFTIAMRVSGLNPACSGAVLAGSACLLLAVCGLTGWLEFNLLSAPAAEVFTHFLIQGIVVGILSNYCYGFAISRLGAEMSAALGSFTPVLAALLAVPLFGETISTSAALAMGCIVCGALAASELIQRKQAPMTTTALPR; encoded by the coding sequence ATGGCGCAATTACAATCCAAACAGACGCTGGCGGGATTAGTGGCGATGCTGGCCACCTTGCTGATCTGGTCCAGCTTCTTTCTCTCCCTCAGGGCGTCGGGCAATTCGATGCTGACCGTCGGTGATATGGCGCTCCTGCGTTTTCTGCCGGCAGCGCTGTTCTTCGGCGCAATCAGTTGGCCCAAAGCCAAACAGATTGCGGCAACCCCAAAACGATACCTGCTGGCCATCGCCTGTGGTGCCGGGCTGCCCTTTATGCTGCTGGCAGCAAGCGGGTTGCGTCTGGCCCCGGTGGCCGACGGCGCATCCCTGATCCCGGGGATCCTACCCCTGTTTGTCTCCTCCATTGCCGTTTTCTGCTATCGTGAGAAAATCTCGGATGCCCGTAAGATCGGGATAGGATTGATTGTGGTGGGCATTGGCCTCTTTGTCGCCAATTCACTGCTGCGCGGCCAGTTACAAATTGCTCAGGGTCATGCCCTGCTCCTGGCAGCCAGTTTCAGTTGGGCCTGGTTCACGATTGCGATGCGGGTCAGCGGCCTGAACCCGGCATGCAGTGGGGCGGTGCTGGCCGGATCCGCTTGCTTACTCCTTGCCGTTTGCGGCCTGACCGGCTGGCTGGAGTTTAATCTGCTGTCAGCACCAGCGGCTGAAGTGTTCACCCACTTTCTGATCCAGGGCATCGTGGTCGGTATCTTGTCCAATTATTGCTACGGCTTTGCCATCTCCCGACTCGGTGCAGAAATGAGCGCGGCACTCGGCTCATTCACTCCGGTGCTGGCCGCGCTGTTGGCTGTGCCCCTGTTCGGCGAGACCATCTCTACCAGCGCAGCACTGGCCATGGGTTGTATCGTCTGTGGCGCCCTGGCCGCCAGTGAGCTGATCCAAAGAAAACAGGCGCCAATGACAACGACGGCGTTGCCCAGGTGA
- a CDS encoding LysR family transcriptional regulator, whose product MLSSHERLLRNLDWNLLYTFLTIVDEQSITGAARKLSLSQPSVSNALKRLEAHLGVSLITRRKGVFTLTYQGLRVYEFAASTRRVLTDMAEQFSQNESEIQGEIDIQIASHIHCPAFDQTLAKFHQLYPNVLITINTQPSTEIVRAVGAGELHIGLSNKKVSQTGLRFDLLGYERMGFYCGQSHPLFDKISIEPEDLSGLSYVSFESDQPGEGLSAIAQLRTQLPFWGKLVAVSSNEEEIRRLILAGVGFGSLTVEGAKPFVELGQLRQLPPYERLPTAAVYLVTPETTPLTDVEKRFLAMLREAVSLNVEQVYFDEPEPEPK is encoded by the coding sequence ATGCTTTCTTCCCACGAACGCCTGCTGCGCAATTTAGACTGGAACCTGTTGTATACCTTTCTGACCATTGTTGATGAGCAGAGCATTACCGGTGCGGCGCGAAAGCTGTCGCTGAGCCAGCCGAGCGTCAGCAATGCCCTCAAGCGACTGGAAGCCCATCTGGGCGTGAGTTTGATCACCCGGCGCAAAGGGGTGTTTACCCTGACCTATCAGGGGCTTCGGGTGTATGAGTTTGCGGCATCGACCCGCCGGGTGCTGACCGATATGGCCGAGCAATTCTCGCAGAATGAGAGCGAAATCCAGGGCGAGATTGATATCCAGATTGCCAGCCATATTCATTGCCCGGCGTTTGATCAGACTCTGGCGAAATTCCATCAGCTGTATCCGAATGTGCTGATCACCATCAATACCCAACCCAGCACTGAAATTGTTCGCGCGGTCGGGGCTGGGGAACTTCATATCGGCCTGAGTAACAAAAAAGTGTCGCAAACCGGGCTGCGGTTTGATCTGCTGGGCTATGAGCGAATGGGATTCTACTGTGGCCAAAGTCATCCCCTGTTCGACAAAATATCAATTGAGCCGGAAGATCTCAGCGGCCTGTCCTATGTCTCGTTTGAAAGTGATCAGCCGGGGGAGGGGCTCAGTGCGATTGCCCAACTGCGAACCCAACTGCCGTTCTGGGGCAAGCTGGTGGCGGTTTCGTCCAATGAAGAGGAAATCCGCCGGTTGATCCTGGCCGGCGTGGGGTTCGGCTCGCTGACCGTGGAGGGTGCGAAGCCTTTTGTCGAGCTGGGGCAGCTCAGACAGTTGCCGCCTTATGAGCGGCTACCGACAGCCGCGGTGTATCTGGTCACGCCGGAAACCACGCCGCTAACGGATGTGGAAAAGCGCTTTCTGGCGATGTTGCGAGAGGCGGTCAGCCTGAATGTTGAGCAGGTTTATTTTGACGAGCCGGAGCCAGAGCCAAAGTAA
- a CDS encoding ABC transporter substrate-binding protein yields the protein MKKTACSLALSVLLASVPLTQAQAKETTLRIGTEGAYPPFNYYTADGQLAGFDIDIGNALCEKMNAKCTFVAQDWEGIIPALLAGKYDTVIASMFITEKRKQRVDFTDPYQKSAMTFVVPKDSDINDFSPQALAGKTIGAQGSSTQGDYLTALYPDSDVRLYPTQDAVNLDLVSGRLDAQVGDIVPMMSWVKDTQDGQCCKLAGNLITDPTYVGEGVGIALRQEDDALRHKLNKALADIVADGTYQAINDKYFSVNILTLE from the coding sequence ATGAAAAAAACAGCTTGTTCACTGGCATTGTCCGTCCTGCTTGCATCCGTTCCGCTGACTCAGGCACAGGCGAAAGAAACCACCCTGCGGATTGGCACCGAAGGCGCCTACCCCCCGTTCAACTATTACACTGCAGATGGCCAACTTGCTGGTTTTGATATCGACATCGGCAATGCCCTGTGCGAGAAAATGAACGCCAAGTGCACCTTTGTCGCCCAGGACTGGGAAGGCATTATCCCGGCGCTGCTGGCCGGAAAATACGATACTGTGATTGCCTCGATGTTCATCACCGAGAAACGCAAGCAACGCGTAGACTTTACCGACCCGTATCAGAAATCAGCCATGACTTTCGTGGTACCGAAAGACTCGGACATCAACGACTTCTCACCACAAGCACTGGCGGGTAAGACCATTGGTGCCCAGGGCTCCAGTACTCAGGGCGATTACCTCACCGCCCTGTACCCGGATTCAGACGTTCGCCTGTACCCGACTCAGGACGCTGTCAACCTTGATCTGGTCTCCGGTCGCCTCGATGCCCAGGTCGGCGATATCGTCCCGATGATGAGCTGGGTCAAAGACACTCAGGACGGTCAGTGCTGCAAACTCGCCGGGAACCTGATCACCGATCCGACTTACGTCGGGGAAGGCGTGGGGATTGCCCTGCGCCAGGAAGATGATGCCCTGCGCCACAAACTCAACAAGGCCCTGGCCGACATCGTCGCCGACGGCACCTATCAAGCCATTAATGACAAGTACTTCTCTGTCAACATCCTGACCCTGGAATAA
- a CDS encoding iron-containing alcohol dehydrogenase, translated as MNKFTYHNPTRIHFGEGQIAAIANDIPQDKKVLVLYGGGSIKTNGVYDQVVAALADHQWGEFGGIEANPQYDTLMQAVTKIQSEGFDFLLAVGGGSVIDGTKFVAAAASYAGDDPWHILANNKPVTAALPLACVLTLPATGSENNMGAVVSRGKDKLAFMSPLVQPRFAVLDPQTTLSLSPRQVANGVVDAYVHVMEQYLTYPADAKVQDRFAEGLLLTLIEEGPKALATPDDMAVRANVMWAATQALNGLIGVGVPQDWTTHMIGHELTGNYGIDHARTLSIVLPAVMQEQRSCKEAKLLQYGERIFGITEGSTDERIDAAIAQTIAFFKQMTVPTRLSDVELGSDAVDVIMASLESHGMTALGEHGKIGLAESRAILNTAL; from the coding sequence ATGAACAAATTTACTTATCACAACCCGACACGCATTCATTTCGGAGAAGGCCAAATCGCGGCAATTGCCAACGATATTCCTCAAGATAAGAAAGTCCTGGTGCTTTACGGCGGCGGTTCAATTAAAACCAATGGCGTCTACGATCAAGTCGTGGCGGCCCTTGCTGATCACCAGTGGGGAGAGTTTGGCGGCATTGAAGCCAACCCACAGTACGATACCCTGATGCAGGCCGTTACCAAAATTCAGTCCGAAGGTTTTGACTTCCTGCTGGCTGTCGGCGGTGGGTCAGTCATTGACGGCACCAAATTCGTCGCCGCGGCAGCAAGCTACGCCGGTGACGATCCTTGGCACATTCTGGCCAACAATAAACCAGTCACTGCCGCCCTGCCACTGGCTTGTGTGCTGACCCTGCCGGCAACCGGTTCAGAAAATAACATGGGTGCCGTGGTCTCCCGTGGCAAAGACAAACTGGCCTTTATGTCCCCGCTGGTTCAGCCGCGCTTTGCCGTGCTGGATCCACAAACGACACTCAGCCTGTCACCGCGCCAGGTCGCCAATGGTGTAGTCGATGCTTATGTTCACGTCATGGAACAGTACCTGACTTACCCGGCTGACGCTAAAGTCCAGGACCGATTCGCCGAAGGCTTGCTGCTGACGCTGATTGAGGAAGGCCCGAAAGCCCTGGCAACGCCTGACGATATGGCGGTACGCGCTAACGTGATGTGGGCAGCCACTCAGGCACTCAATGGCCTGATTGGCGTCGGTGTACCGCAAGACTGGACCACCCACATGATCGGCCACGAGCTAACCGGCAACTACGGCATCGACCATGCCCGTACCCTGAGCATCGTGCTACCGGCAGTGATGCAGGAGCAACGCAGCTGCAAAGAAGCAAAGCTGCTGCAATACGGCGAGCGTATCTTCGGCATCACCGAAGGCTCCACGGATGAGCGCATTGATGCCGCCATTGCTCAAACCATTGCGTTCTTCAAGCAAATGACGGTGCCGACCCGCCTGAGTGATGTTGAACTGGGCAGCGATGCGGTGGATGTCATTATGGCCAGCCTGGAAAGCCACGGCATGACCGCACTGGGCGAGCACGGTAAGATCGGTCTGGCAGAGAGCCGCGCGATCCTCAATACCGCGCTGTAA
- a CDS encoding SphA family protein: MRRHVFIVLTLIVMSLGKTADAAEAGGRYHPGSLSSRALWLPFETRFAVQLWHQRYEGTLAEANVPVAGERVSQLDTDYQELALGLVWNSRWELPGDWDYAAALKLPYVTSEMTAETASELESGRHAKVSGLGDLELTPLMASRSTSEHWHQQVRLSLFVPTGNYEPGRLANTGYNYWTLRPAVSLSYLEPVLGQSFSVHAGLDIHSKNRQTDYLSGIQASVESTLSQYVILLGGFTGVGLSGYWTRQLTADGGNGAMAGSFKSRSLGVGPVLSYRRLQSGSTLNGELKWLTTLNAQQQFDGEMLSLNISLSY, translated from the coding sequence ATGAGGCGGCATGTCTTCATCGTCCTGACATTGATTGTGATGAGCCTGGGTAAGACGGCAGACGCCGCTGAAGCGGGCGGGCGTTACCATCCGGGCTCGCTGTCAAGCAGGGCGCTGTGGTTACCGTTCGAAACCCGGTTCGCCGTGCAACTGTGGCACCAGCGCTATGAGGGGACGCTGGCAGAAGCGAACGTGCCGGTTGCCGGAGAACGGGTCTCGCAGTTGGACACTGATTACCAGGAGCTGGCGCTCGGCCTGGTCTGGAATTCCCGCTGGGAGCTGCCGGGGGACTGGGATTATGCCGCAGCGCTGAAGCTACCTTACGTAACGTCTGAGATGACGGCAGAGACTGCGTCGGAGCTTGAGTCGGGGCGGCACGCCAAGGTCAGCGGGCTGGGGGATCTGGAATTGACTCCCCTGATGGCTTCGCGAAGCACCTCGGAGCATTGGCATCAGCAGGTCCGGCTGAGCCTGTTTGTCCCGACCGGCAATTATGAGCCGGGACGACTGGCAAACACCGGGTATAACTACTGGACACTGCGGCCGGCGGTATCGCTGTCTTATCTGGAGCCGGTTCTGGGGCAGTCATTCTCCGTTCATGCCGGGCTCGACATTCACAGTAAGAACCGGCAAACGGACTACTTGTCGGGGATCCAGGCGTCAGTCGAATCGACGCTCAGTCAGTACGTGATTTTATTGGGCGGCTTTACCGGGGTCGGCCTGAGTGGTTACTGGACCCGGCAGCTAACGGCTGACGGGGGGAATGGCGCGATGGCCGGATCGTTTAAGAGCCGGTCATTGGGGGTTGGACCGGTACTGAGCTATCGGCGGCTTCAGTCCGGCAGTACCCTGAACGGGGAGCTCAAGTGGTTGACGACGCTCAACGCCCAACAGCAGTTTGATGGCGAGATGCTTTCGTTGAATATCAGTCTTTCTTATTAA
- a CDS encoding ABC transporter ATP-binding protein, whose protein sequence is MSVNAPAEFALEADDLHKSFGNIEVLKGVSLAAKKHDVITIIGASGSGKSTFLRCLNLLETPTSGRLRVHGEALDLSLAADGRHDKALQQQIERTRAHLGMVFQQFNLWTHMTVLENVMLGPCTVLKRDKVQVEEKAKALLERVGMLEKCHMYPDQLSGGQKQRVAIARALAMDPDVILLDEPTSALDPELVSEVLLVIRELALEGRTMIMVTHEMRFACDVSSHVIFLHQGQIEEQGPPEQLFHNPQSEHLQRFLSSQY, encoded by the coding sequence ATGTCCGTTAATGCACCCGCCGAGTTCGCCCTGGAAGCGGACGATCTACACAAATCCTTCGGCAATATCGAAGTGCTGAAAGGCGTTTCGCTGGCGGCGAAGAAACACGATGTCATTACCATCATCGGTGCCAGTGGCTCCGGCAAAAGCACCTTTCTGCGTTGCCTCAACTTACTGGAAACCCCGACCAGCGGCCGCTTGCGGGTTCACGGGGAAGCGCTGGATCTATCTCTGGCTGCCGACGGCCGTCATGACAAAGCCCTGCAGCAGCAAATCGAGCGCACCCGTGCCCACCTCGGGATGGTGTTCCAGCAGTTCAATCTCTGGACCCATATGACGGTACTGGAAAATGTCATGCTAGGCCCGTGTACCGTGCTCAAGCGGGATAAAGTGCAGGTGGAAGAGAAAGCCAAAGCCCTGCTGGAGCGGGTCGGAATGCTGGAGAAATGCCATATGTATCCGGACCAGCTCTCCGGCGGCCAGAAACAGCGGGTGGCCATTGCCCGGGCGCTGGCGATGGATCCGGACGTGATCCTGCTCGATGAGCCGACCTCCGCCCTCGATCCGGAGCTGGTCAGTGAGGTGCTTCTGGTGATCCGCGAGCTGGCCCTGGAAGGCCGCACCATGATCATGGTCACCCACGAAATGCGCTTTGCCTGCGATGTCTCCTCCCACGTCATTTTCCTCCACCAGGGGCAAATTGAAGAGCAGGGGCCGCCGGAGCAGCTGTTTCACAACCCGCAGTCTGAGCACCTGCAGCGATTTTTATCATCTCAGTACTAA
- a CDS encoding ABC transporter permease, which yields MFDILINYGPKLLDGAVMTLKLTFIAVAIALVLSLPLAMLRRSPVAMYQYPVRLYISFFRGTPLLAQLFLVYYGSGQFRPELTELGLWWFFRDPYYCALFAFTLNSTAYQIEILRGALQAVPPGEVEAGVAIGMPRPLLYRKIILPHTYRIAFPALGNEIILMLKGGAIASVITLLDLMGQTRRVFSQTFDISIYVWAALCYLLITTVFVLIWRRIERRLTRHLNLVVTRPPQHKRATTTTEPTHTDTTQTDTLTVQAKEATHVR from the coding sequence ATGTTCGATATTCTCATCAACTACGGGCCAAAATTGCTCGACGGCGCGGTCATGACCCTGAAGCTGACCTTCATCGCCGTGGCAATTGCTCTGGTGCTGTCACTGCCGCTGGCGATGCTACGCCGCAGCCCTGTCGCGATGTATCAGTATCCGGTCCGGCTGTATATTTCATTTTTTCGCGGCACCCCGCTGCTGGCCCAGCTGTTTCTGGTCTATTACGGCTCTGGCCAGTTTCGTCCGGAACTGACCGAGCTCGGCCTGTGGTGGTTTTTCCGCGACCCCTACTACTGCGCCCTGTTCGCCTTTACCCTGAACTCGACCGCGTATCAGATCGAGATCCTACGCGGTGCCCTGCAGGCCGTGCCGCCGGGTGAAGTGGAAGCCGGGGTTGCGATCGGGATGCCGCGCCCGCTGCTGTACCGCAAGATCATTTTGCCGCACACCTACCGGATCGCGTTTCCGGCGCTGGGCAACGAGATCATCCTGATGCTCAAGGGCGGTGCCATTGCCAGCGTGATCACCCTGCTGGATCTGATGGGCCAGACCCGCCGGGTCTTCTCGCAAACCTTCGACATCTCGATCTATGTCTGGGCTGCGCTGTGTTACCTGCTGATCACGACCGTGTTTGTGCTGATTTGGCGCCGCATCGAGCGTCGCTTAACCCGCCATCTCAACCTGGTAGTGACCCGGCCGCCACAACACAAGCGCGCGACAACCACCACCGAACCGACGCATACAGACACAACGCAAACCGACACCCTGACCGTTCAAGCCAAGGAGGCGACCCATGTCCGTTAA
- a CDS encoding AraC family transcriptional regulator — MKKNATLAESVCQYYGLDKQQGRVETLIPGVRLFRLTQYCKVTPQMYQQGVVVIFQGNKVGHLNDYRFEYDTEHCLIVATPYPIACETFASQDAPLIGVDIEFDLATIQQLVELFELQEAPFSPDPHGRGVAVSTMTAEVNDCMARLLTAMQHPLDAKVLGPQLLREFFYLLLLGKQGYLLSQYCKQDSALARVSTVINHVQAHYPQKLVIDELAQMAGMSTSAFHRTFKQVVTDPPLQYIKKIRLNKARTLIVQDGMPANVAATQVGYESAAQFSREFKRYFGLPPSKAAEIGVLAS; from the coding sequence ATGAAAAAGAATGCCACTTTAGCCGAGTCTGTCTGCCAGTATTATGGCCTGGATAAGCAACAAGGCCGGGTTGAAACCTTGATACCCGGGGTTCGGCTGTTCCGATTGACCCAATATTGTAAGGTGACGCCGCAAATGTACCAGCAAGGGGTAGTGGTCATTTTTCAGGGCAATAAAGTCGGACATTTGAATGATTACCGATTTGAGTACGATACCGAACATTGTCTGATTGTGGCAACCCCGTATCCGATTGCCTGTGAGACGTTTGCTTCGCAAGACGCCCCGTTGATCGGGGTGGATATTGAGTTTGATCTGGCGACGATTCAGCAGCTGGTGGAGCTGTTCGAGCTACAGGAAGCCCCGTTTTCACCCGATCCCCATGGCCGGGGCGTCGCGGTTTCGACCATGACAGCCGAAGTAAACGATTGTATGGCGCGCCTGTTAACGGCAATGCAACATCCGCTCGATGCCAAGGTGCTGGGGCCGCAGCTGCTGAGGGAGTTTTTCTATTTACTCTTGCTTGGCAAGCAGGGCTATTTGCTGTCGCAGTATTGTAAGCAGGACAGTGCGCTGGCGCGGGTCTCCACTGTGATCAACCACGTTCAGGCGCATTATCCGCAGAAGCTGGTGATTGATGAGCTGGCTCAGATGGCCGGGATGAGTACCTCGGCGTTTCACCGGACGTTTAAGCAGGTGGTGACGGATCCGCCGTTGCAGTACATCAAGAAAATCCGCCTCAATAAAGCCCGGACGCTGATTGTCCAGGACGGTATGCCGGCCAACGTGGCAGCAACCCAGGTGGGTTACGAGAGTGCAGCGCAATTCAGCCGTGAGTTTAAGCGTTACTTCGGTCTGCCACCGAGTAAAGCGGCGGAGATCGGCGTCTTAGCTTCGTAG
- a CDS encoding helix-turn-helix transcriptional regulator: MAKEICLESLIKQLYSALVLPDGFSPFFSHFVQQFNLRSGGVLMVNQATKETRAIWCEGLSLSDLSTFQTHYEHIDPLVEQLTQSPPGCFCYLGLQESRQIQMSQPDYYQQWLEPLDIQYAAGAVLGADQQWISQLFFQRRANQGDFTVEERLTLQQLLPHIQHALHLYHLKVDQDKSHLLSQLLFDQIQLPVLLVDQHGNVCHQNAKASLYLEKTASLKVLNRRIHWHSAQKTEAISQAITQSIEGEKVETLQLTSSHMMPVIITITPLLATDVTADKGAAVFIYNSDNKPTMDPQALMALFQLSKSEANVSCGLIDGLSPAEIAERHYLSQETVRTYIKRIMKKTDTSRQSELVAKLIASPAYYAASSLSID; this comes from the coding sequence ATGGCCAAGGAAATTTGTCTTGAGAGTTTGATTAAACAATTATACAGCGCACTGGTCTTGCCGGATGGTTTCAGCCCGTTCTTTAGCCACTTTGTCCAACAGTTCAATTTACGCTCCGGCGGCGTCTTGATGGTTAACCAGGCAACCAAAGAAACCCGTGCCATCTGGTGTGAAGGACTCTCACTGTCCGACCTGTCAACGTTTCAGACCCACTATGAGCACATCGACCCGCTGGTCGAACAGCTGACACAATCTCCGCCTGGATGCTTTTGCTACCTTGGCCTTCAAGAGTCGAGACAGATTCAAATGTCCCAGCCAGACTATTACCAGCAATGGCTAGAGCCTCTGGATATTCAGTATGCTGCCGGTGCAGTCCTGGGGGCTGATCAGCAATGGATCAGCCAGCTTTTCTTTCAACGGCGTGCCAACCAGGGTGATTTTACAGTCGAAGAACGACTTACCCTCCAGCAGTTGTTGCCCCATATCCAACATGCACTTCACCTGTATCACCTCAAGGTAGACCAAGATAAAAGCCATCTACTCTCACAACTGCTATTTGATCAGATCCAGCTCCCGGTCTTATTGGTGGATCAACACGGGAACGTGTGCCACCAAAACGCCAAAGCCAGCTTATACCTGGAAAAAACGGCCTCATTGAAAGTACTCAACCGTCGAATCCACTGGCACAGTGCGCAAAAAACAGAAGCGATCAGCCAAGCCATCACCCAAAGTATTGAGGGTGAAAAAGTCGAGACGCTGCAACTGACATCCAGCCATATGATGCCGGTGATCATCACGATCACGCCACTGCTGGCCACGGATGTTACCGCAGACAAAGGCGCAGCGGTTTTTATCTACAATTCAGACAACAAACCCACGATGGATCCTCAGGCACTGATGGCTCTGTTTCAACTTTCGAAAAGTGAAGCCAATGTAAGTTGCGGTTTGATCGACGGGCTTTCCCCTGCGGAGATTGCCGAGCGCCACTATCTTTCTCAGGAAACGGTCCGTACCTATATCAAGCGGATTATGAAAAAAACCGATACATCACGGCAAAGCGAACTGGTCGCCAAACTCATTGCCAGCCCGGCCTACTACGCCGCATCGAGCCTATCAATCGATTAA
- a CDS encoding Lrp/AsnC family transcriptional regulator produces MDSKDKQILAALQSDVRKTTAEIADMVGLSVSPCARRIRKLEADGVISGYQVKLNRQKMGLMMTFFVNVRLSQHRDQVISEFESAVEMMDEVISCHVISGAYDYLMEVVSKDLAHYEAFMRKLQTLSMVQDINTNLAIRPVKQGTPLPMG; encoded by the coding sequence ATGGATAGCAAAGATAAACAGATTCTCGCGGCACTGCAAAGTGATGTCCGCAAAACAACGGCTGAGATTGCGGATATGGTCGGTTTGTCCGTATCCCCGTGCGCCCGGCGGATCCGAAAGTTGGAAGCAGACGGGGTCATTTCAGGGTATCAGGTCAAATTGAATCGCCAGAAAATGGGCCTGATGATGACCTTTTTCGTCAATGTCCGCCTCAGTCAGCACCGGGATCAGGTGATCAGTGAATTTGAATCCGCAGTGGAAATGATGGATGAAGTGATCAGCTGTCATGTGATTTCCGGCGCTTACGATTACCTGATGGAAGTGGTCAGCAAAGATTTGGCCCATTACGAAGCCTTCATGCGCAAGCTGCAGACCCTCAGCATGGTTCAGGATATCAACACTAACCTTGCCATCCGGCCGGTGAAGCAGGGCACGCCGCTGCCGATGGGGTGA